A stretch of the Psychroserpens sp. Hel_I_66 genome encodes the following:
- a CDS encoding nuclear transport factor 2 family protein has translation MRYYLTLFCFLPFSLLAQTNTEIFLYDVEINASKIEVKNGKNISNNVDYDNQPSFIDANNILFATTRNGQTDIANYNLPENKITFINTSEGGEYTPLKIPQKKNISAVRLDPDGKQRLYSYDAETGQSTELIKDLVVAYYTWYNEDIVVSAVIEGEQLNLYTSNIKKGTNKKIASNVGRSFHKIPESNLISFISKENEKQWQIKSLNPITGKIRLIANTIANVEDICWLDKSNILSGSESELYKLKLRVDNNWKLIADLSSDGILKITRLAKNNDGSQLLIAGDIKYIPKPIEPKIDPNQPISEEEASLVVDKHIEPYNTKQLDAFVDSFNEGVTVSFFPDEKLYEGKSKLEETYKNIFEEHEKLNIKVLNRITFKNFVIDEELAIINNITRRQATIYETDRNGINAMTFLSTSTITENPETIVNDQLEKYNERDLKAFINTYSKNVKLYTFPNILTTDGRSELKKSYESFFKNTPDLNAEIVNRIILGNMVIDKERVTMNGDIFYAVAIYEIENGLITKVTFIQ, from the coding sequence TAAATGCTTCAAAAATTGAAGTAAAGAATGGTAAAAACATATCCAATAATGTTGACTATGACAATCAACCATCCTTTATAGATGCTAACAATATTCTCTTTGCAACCACTAGAAATGGACAAACAGATATTGCAAATTATAATCTCCCTGAAAATAAAATCACCTTTATAAATACTTCGGAAGGAGGCGAGTACACACCTTTAAAAATTCCGCAGAAAAAAAATATTTCAGCAGTGAGACTGGATCCAGATGGAAAGCAGCGTTTATATAGTTATGATGCTGAAACTGGACAATCTACAGAACTTATTAAAGACTTGGTTGTTGCTTATTACACTTGGTATAATGAGGATATTGTAGTTTCTGCAGTGATTGAAGGTGAGCAGCTTAATCTATATACGTCCAATATAAAAAAGGGAACTAATAAAAAAATAGCATCAAATGTTGGTCGGTCTTTTCATAAAATTCCCGAAAGTAATTTGATAAGTTTCATTTCCAAAGAAAATGAAAAACAATGGCAAATAAAATCATTAAATCCCATCACGGGAAAAATTAGACTTATTGCCAATACAATTGCCAATGTTGAGGATATTTGCTGGTTAGATAAAAGCAATATTCTCTCTGGCAGTGAGAGTGAGCTTTACAAACTCAAATTGAGAGTTGATAATAATTGGAAATTGATTGCCGACTTAAGCAGTGATGGTATTTTAAAAATCACGCGCTTGGCTAAAAATAATGATGGTTCTCAACTTTTAATAGCAGGAGATATTAAATATATCCCAAAGCCAATAGAGCCAAAAATAGATCCCAATCAGCCTATAAGCGAAGAAGAGGCTTCTCTAGTTGTTGACAAGCATATTGAACCTTATAATACCAAACAACTTGATGCATTTGTAGATTCATTTAATGAAGGGGTCACGGTTAGTTTTTTCCCAGATGAAAAGTTATATGAAGGCAAAAGCAAACTTGAGGAGACATATAAGAACATTTTTGAGGAACACGAAAAGCTCAATATCAAAGTATTAAATCGAATTACCTTTAAAAATTTTGTGATTGATGAGGAACTTGCAATTATAAATAATATAACCAGACGACAGGCTACTATTTATGAAACAGATAGAAATGGCATCAATGCCATGACTTTTTTATCTACTTCTACAATTACCGAAAATCCTGAGACCATTGTTAATGATCAGCTAGAAAAGTACAATGAGAGAGACCTTAAGGCATTTATCAATACCTATTCTAAAAATGTAAAGCTATACACGTTTCCAAATATCTTAACTACGGATGGAAGGTCTGAACTCAAAAAAAGCTATGAGTCCTTTTTTAAAAACACACCAGATTTAAATGCTGAAATCGTTAATAGAATTATTCTTGGCAACATGGTTATCGATAAAGAAAGAGTAACAATGAACGGAGACATATTTTATGCTGTTGCCATATACGAGATTGAAAACGGATTAATAACTAAAGTAACTTTTATTCAATAG